Within the Scyliorhinus canicula chromosome 18, sScyCan1.1, whole genome shotgun sequence genome, the region GTATCTTGAATGGAAGAAAGTGAAGCAGCAAGGTGTAGAAAGAGTAACCCAGAACTTGGAGCCCAGGTTATGGTCATTATTGGTAGAGCAATAAAAATTGGGGATACATCAAGagtccagaattagaggagcacagatatcacCTTTGTGTGCTGGAGAtgattacagagataggtaggggatgaggccatggcgggggtgagaccatgaaaatatttgaaaacaaagatacaaattttaaaattaagacgTTGCTTGACCGGGAGCTAAtgtgcattggaatagttgaggCTGAAGTGCATAAGGGTTGATTTTCAACTGCCACTGTCTGCTTTTCCTGCAAATTGGGGGAAGTAGCTAGATTAAGCTAAAATCGCAAACTGACCAGGGCCAGCCAAATACAATTTCTGAATTCAGCTGAGGTGCTACATTATTTGTAGGACCTCAACATGTCAGATTAAGTCAATCTGTTCACAACTTGTGTCAAATTTGATGAAGGTGAACTTCTGACTTCATATTTATACCATTTCCTCCGTATCATCGTTGACGTCACTAGTGGCTCAGCTCATCTCTTGTCGAAACCTTAATTCATGCCTGCGTTACCTCTGGATTTGACTATCCCAATGTATTCCAAGTTGCTCTCCCAGATTCTGCACTTTTGTGAACTtaagacaaggacagcagaatTTGGATGTcctcaacacacacccgagtCTCATTATATTGGTGCTTGCTGACTTACATTGGCTACTGGTAAAGCAATgagttgattttaaaattctcagccttatttttaaattcctccatggtCTCACCTCTCCTTAACCCTGCAATCACCCCATCCCTCAGGGAAATGCTTTTCTAATTCATCCCAAAATCACTCCAACATTAGCGGCCACGCCTTCATTGACTAggctccaagctctggaataccaTCCCTAAACCTCTTGCCTTGCTCCTTCAAGACACTAGTTAAATTctacctttttgaccaagcttttggtaatctgccttaatatctccttttgtgcaTCAGTGTCATACTTCGTTTTGTGCATTGAGTGTTTTATTTCTTAAAGCACAGTACAAATACAAACGGTTATTGTTACAAATAGGTAACACATGTATACTACATGTGTAGGTTCCACTCACTGATGCATGACATAGAAGGCTACTGTAGGCTGTTCCATAAATTCTGCAACATAAAAAAAAAGCCTGTGTTACTGATGTTTGGACCGAAAAGGATCATGAACGATTCTCCTCATTCAGCAACAAATTCCACTTGCTGCTGGTTCATGTGctccatccatcctgtccctgcAGAGAAACCTCAGGATTTCTCATTTCCCTGATCTAGGAGATGCCTGCCCATTGACGGCTGGTGACCTGTCAATCAGATTAATGTGAAGGCTGGTCATGAAAACATCTCGGCCTCTCCTCACTAAGTAGGCAACTGTGTTACGGTTGAAAATCAGTCTAATTGTCTTCCCTATATGTTAAGATAATTATCATTTGATAAGTATCTGTAATGCATACATTTATCAAAAGAGCAAATAAGTATTTGTAACTTTCAAGTAGAGCTAGCTAACCGTATAAATATATACACCATATGTTTTCTGTAGCTCAGCTGGTAACACATCTTCAAATCAGAAGTTATGGGTtaaaatcccactccaggacttgagcgcaCAAAAATCTTAAGACGATATGAGTTTGAGGGAGCACTACTGCCTTTTAGATGCAATGTTAAACAGAGGCCCTCTTGGgtgaacataaaagatcccacagaAATATTTCAAGCAAGAACATTGGATTCTTCCTACTGTCCTGGCCACTCCCTCATTCAATATTACAAAAAACAGAATGTCTgcccattatcatattgctgtttgagagcttgctgtgaacaaattagctgctgcattcCTACattagtgactacacttcaaaatgtaCTGTATTGGCTTTAAAGGGCTTTTGGATGTACGTGAAATATGCTCTATAGTTTTAAGCACTGCAAAAATGTTTATTTACAAAAGTGTAAAGCAgatttttgaattttgttttacaGGATTCCATGTAGCTCCATGTGGCTGTCTTTATGACCCCAGAATACACAATATTGGGAATAATGGAACCCACTGTGAATTGCCACCCCGACTTGCTTCACCATATTATAGTCATAACTTTATTTTAAACACAGCAGCACCAATCCCAACACATCCTGACTTGCAATACCTTTCCCCACTATATTGTTCCCCTTCTGACCAAAACAGTACCATTTACCAACCACCCCAAGTCTATTATCAGCAAACTCCAATGTTACATTCGGGAAGAAATCAAGTTGCATATTCCGGTCCATTATTTCCTTTTAATGGTAAAACTCATATGTCCCATGTTCCTGCAAGGTTTCAAAATGATTTGAGACAACATCAGGTTCAATTACAACAGCATCATAACCCAAGACAAAAGCAAAACAATCAACCTCCGAAAGCTTTGAAGTCCGAGGATACAAAGAGTAAGGCAAGCCCACTGCCTGTAGATATGCCAGCTCAGGAAAGTTCTTCTGATCAACGGATCCCAAACTTCAGCCCTACTGTTAATGTTGAACATGAAAAGCAAAATTGTATAGTTTCTGCAACCTGTAATAAAACTCAATTAATGGACGATGAGGAGCAAATGCTTGCCGCACTGGATGCAGTGAGTGAAGAAGAGTTACACGAACTTATTTCTAATGAAAAGACAGCAAACAAGGATTCTGCAAGTCCAGATGCTCAAGTGTCAGATGCACTGCCTGATGAGGTTTCATTAGAAGATGCCATGAAGATGTTTGATTGTATCCCCTTTCATAATACATCACTGAACAATTCACCTGTAGTAATGTCAGGAAAACTTTCTAGTAGTGCAGATTTAAATGAATACCGAACAGATAGCAAGATCAGCCAGGATAATAAAGAAGAAAACACAGCTGAAGATGTTACAAATGCCATGGAGATTCCTTGGGGTGAAATATCTGACCTGTCTCTGACATTTGAGAAAAGTTTAGAAGATAGCATGGGACTTCTAGCACTGCCCAAGGAGCTGATATCCTCGGATTATGAAGTACCTGAGATTGCAGACATAATCACAACAATGGATTTTTTTTACAGTGTTAGCATTTATGGTCTGTTCAATGATGAAATATCAAACTGGAATTCACATATACCATTTTATAATACCATAAAAGAGAACAGTTGCAACTCGGGTGTGATTACCTTACCAAGACCTGGAGAGTCATCTCCAGGAACTGATATTGCCACAAAAATAGTTCTCGACTCTGTCAAAAAGGAAAAGCGACATTCTACAGATATGATCCCACACCCCATCTCTAAGAAGTGTAGAATTGCTGATTCTGCagctttagaagcagttcaggaATTCTGTACAGTTTCAATGTCTGCTACAATGAAAAAGCGACTAGGGATTGAAGACCAGTGAATGCTCAATTTGACTTTATGGTGATGTTTTGAAGTTCAGTCCAATACAATAAATACATATTTTAATTGTGTATGTGCAAATAAATAATTTGTGATAAAAATTCTTTTAAGGTGGTCAATAATTCTATTGCACATAATGGAGGAACACAGGCAACACACACAATATCATTGAAATAGCAAAGGATGAAATTGAAAGAGACTGCGGTATCTTAGTAAACCAAATGCTTTTTAATGTCCAACCAATACAGAGTAGCAAGCAACACCTTTACCCCACATGCTCAATCTGGCCCCCCAGGATCACTCCCCCAGTAGAGGGGGGGTGACCCTATTCCTTAAATAAAGAaggcccccagaaaagagacccctgtccggaagccccccagaaaagagactcctgtctggaggttagagagcagtccagacagaggcaatgAAAAAAAATCAGCGCTGCTTTAACACTCATCTGGGAAATACACGGCGTCAAATACATGCTTGCCAGTACCAGCAGTAATTCTCACCCATGTGATTTCTGGCCCAGAGGACCATAGAATCGTGcgggcctggagaatatggtgcctggcCCAGTAATTGGATGCTGGGTCTTAATGATGCATTGGCATTGTCCCAATGCCACGAGGCACGAACCTCAATCCCGATGCAGTCATGTTCAACATAGAATGTTGATTTATTAACtgaaaggagggggtgggggaaaaggAAGCGCTAACCAGATGGATATTTCCTTCCATGTTATTGGGTTCCAGAATCAACCCATAGATGTAATTAATGAGAGTACGACCAGGAGGTGTTGGTTGACTAATTTGTGGTGCAGGTCTCCTAAATTTTGCACAAGCCCCAGGTGCTAGTAAGGAGAATTTGCAATATTGACAAGGTGTGTTTGACTTTGTTTCTGGTGCCTAGGTCGATGTCAGATGGTCAATGCAGTTTCACGTCTTTGACTGCTCTCCAGTTTCAATCCTTTGACTTCATAGCAATTCGATACAACAGAGCCCTTTGCCAGGCTATTTCTGAAGGTCAGCCACATTGCcctggatttggagtcacaagtTGGCCTGACCAGGTAAACAACAGtgttgtgttaagcacactgagataacactggctgcaactggatgcagctttaaccaaaagatactccagaccttgatgttagttcaatctgatttattgaacctgtcacacagttagcacagttctcttgagttcgactctctgctaacccaagtgtgattactctgtctgactgaaccagactagctcttaaccACGTtctggaggtgttatgtgatatatacaccctgactcactctgtagatgtccccagtggaaagaagcggagtgtgagtgcctcgtgctttttatagtgggaaaccactccCAAGTGTCTGCCTGGTTATGTCCTGTACGGTGTTCATTAGCCTGTCTGTATGGTTAAGTCCTGTTCTctatgttcattagctgcctgtctgtatcgcattatgtgcatgtctacaTATCATGACAAACAGTGGATTCCCTTCCCTGCTTGATCTCCGTGAAGCAGATTTTTATCTCGTGGTCACCATGAagctagctttttattccagatttattaaatgcAACCAgcgccatggcaggatttgaacctgtgtccccaaagCCTGGGCCTCTGAAATtctagtccagtggcattaccactcCACTATCACCTCCCCATCAACAATTAATTTACTTAATCTTCTGATGCTGGTTATAATCAAATGATTTCCTCTGGGAGGAAAACACTGAAACTAGCTGATATATTCACCAATGACTTGGAGGACCACACTCTTGGCAGACATCAAGGAGTGAATACTGCTGCTACACTATGATGTACATTGGTTGCAAACAGGTAATGGAAAATCATTTGGGTGGTGGGTATGAGAAGGAGGCAAGCAGGCATTTTCTGAATGACTGGGCCAAAATTGGTCAAGTAATCTTTAATATCTATCTAATGATGTCTGTTGGAGCATCATATATAGACTATAGGATCAGATGAAGGTCACAACTgggattcattcttgggatgtagcAGTGTGTAACATTTTcccactgtggtagtatgactaggggtattacagtaccttggaagtgagctgctattgctgcagaggactcgctgcccattggcccgggtaagtcatgtgcctctcagccgattggctgaggaagtcatgtgtctcagccgattggctgagaggtaggtagctccgcctacaaggcggaatATAAGAACCCATGCttcctggcagtcggcctttcttctgtacgtctgctgccgggcacacatcttgtgcattaaagcctatcgtttggatctcatctacgtttcgtgtccattgattatgCACCATCCACTACAGCCACTTATTATGGCTGCTGAAAGTGATGTTCACTGTAGTGTCAATAATTCTAAAACAATGCACTCCAATATGCATTTATTTATTAATCAGCAACGATGAAGGAAATGTCACATGTACACCAATCAACCCTATAGTGTAATAATTTTTTCTAAGTTTCTTTGCGTACTCCAAGTACTTTATACACACTTCATTCCATTTTCTGCACAGCATAACAAATAGATAGTAATGGCTTTAGTAACCACAGCTACACTAGTTGCCATAAAAAATATACATAATTTCTGTAAAGCACCTTCTTGCTACAGGAAGAAAATTTCAACTTTTGTTGGTACATGAGTGATAAAGTACTGAATTACAAAGAATGTTGTGCCGTACATTGCAGTTCCTGCAAACTATATTGTGAATCCCTCACTCATCTATCATAAGTGGCCATTAAATCTTTTTTCAAGATGTTAGTTTTGAATAGAAGGTCAGTGCCTTAGTACTATCCTCCCTCTTCCAATGCTGTTATGAAAACCTTTAGTGCCATCTGGGCCAAAAGGAAGACGGACCAGTCTTGAAGGAAGACCTGTGCCATTTTGATGCTTCCTTACTGACTGCTTATATGGTGTTTGGTTGATTTCTAGAGAGGTAGCCTGACTGGCAGCTAGCTTACGTCTTTGCACCCAGGGACTTCCGGAACAATTTCCACTATCCGCCAAATGGTCATGGAATTTCTTAGTAAACTCTGGACTTGTACCTGGACTGGGCCAAACTTCTTGTGCCACAAAATCTGCAAGGGGTGATAGATGGTGATAAACTAAGCTTCTGCGGGAAATGCACTGCCCGCAGTAATGGTCACTCCACGAGTGGGACAAAGAAGTTGTGCTTGATATTTGGCTACTGCAGTTATCGGCATCACATATTTTATGCTGCAAATATCTTTGGACATAAGCAGGTGAATGAGCACCATCAGATTCTGAAGAACTGTAAATAAACTCTCCCATTGGATATTGCATCTGCTCTAACTTTGCTGGCCGTTTTGAAGGCTTTTTGgggtttgatttttttaaatcgtCAGATTCATCTGTATCTATGCTATTTATTTTTTTGGTACCTTTTCCTGTCAGTATGACAACTTTAAGATTTTCACCATTGTGGCAATGCTTTTTGCCAAGTTCTTCGTAAGCCTTTTTGGCACCTTCATAATATTCATACTCAACCAAAATGCAAATCTTGGTTCCAACTTCTGGATACTTCAGTGTATACTTTTTCAGTTCAGCAGGAATTTCCCTACCTGGTTGCAAGATGCGAATTGAACTGATTGAACCATGAACACTAAAGATTTTCATTGCTGTTTCCATGATGTTTACATGGCCATGTATTTCACTATTATTCCCTGGAGAATCCTTGTAAAGGTCCCATGCCAGTATACGTTTACTTGgtgggacagagaggaggaattCAGGTACTGGATTTTTTCGCCGAATCTTTGTTCCTTCTTGATTGATTTCTAGTAATTTAGAATAATTCAACGCATAAGCGGTCACCTTCCAGTCCTTAGTCAAACATTTCACCTGTAAGGCAAACAATAGGTTAGAAATGCACAGTAATTTTAAGATGTGgattaaagtttttaaaaaatggtatttaaagtacccaattattgttttccaactataaaggggcaatttagtgtggccaatccaatggtgtgcacctatcctgcacatttttgggttgtgaccccggggagaaggtgcaaactccacatggacagtgacccggggccttgATTAAGTTATTATTAGGAGGGTTGAAGAGTCTGGTAGCTCTGAGTTTAATGATAACCAGTGGAAGCAAAAGTGGCAAAATATATACATAGTGGAGGTTCTGGAACATTTTAAAAGATGGATTACTGAACTATAGCAATACTGTGATATTTAATTGACAAATATAAAagtctggggcggaattctctaatcccgcggcagagtgtccatgccgtcgtaaacgcagtCACGTTTTAAGGCGGCGTGAATGGGCCtctcccacgtctaattctgtTCCCTAGGAGGTGGcccgcacggcactggagtggtttgcgctgctccagctgcagatcccagcatgaactgggcgccacgggatccgcgcatgcgcagttgcgccagcgaagacatgcgcagtggcctccttcaacgcgccggccccgatgcaacatggcgcagggctacagggacctGTGCgtgggaaaggaggcccccaaccacagaggccagcctgccaattaatgggtcccaatcgcgggccaggccacatcggaggcccccctggggttggACACCCTCCCAattcacaggccgccacccgacccttacacgctgGGTCCCACCGGCCCAGTGCAGGCTaaaacggtgccggcgggactctgctcctTTCCTACGGCTGCTTGGAGTCGGCAAATCGGCCGCGTGGAGCGGCCTGCaactggcaccacgccaaccatgCTGGCGCCAATGATGCGGATTCTCCACacggcggagaatcgcgtgccggcgtggcCCGCtcatggggattctctggcccggtgcAGGGTTGGGACAATACTGCACCTGATCTTTCGGTTCTGCCATTAAATAAggggcgggaccccccccccccccccccccgccgggtgggagtatcgccgggggtcggcatgaatcctgcccccgccgtcctcccaattctcccgccgcCAAAATCCGGCTGGCGTGAGTCGCGTCACCCGccttggagaatagcggggtccaGCACAAGGCAATGGGCACCGGGGccgcctgaattctccggcctgcggtGGGCCGAGTTACCGCCcacctgtagccggtcccgccggcgtaaattagagtaggtcccttaccggcgagaCCTAGTGGCGCGGGCGGgatccgggggcgggggggggttgcccccatggtggcctagcctgcggtcggggcccaccaatccatgggcgggcctgtgccgtgggggcactctattcctccgcatcggccgcgGTGGTCCACCGCGCGAtgaccgatgcggagacgaaccctcccgcgcaggcatggggatgacgccagcacatgctggcgctcccacacATGCGCCGACTGGCGGAGGCTTAGCTACTGAAGGtgcagcccaacgccggagtggttcacgccactccgtcccgccgggaccccacgctgggtacgggagaatcccacccaaggactcTCTATTTTAAGAATCCTGCTGCCAAAAGCCAGTCTGATTTTTGCATGGCACGTTATTTCTCAGGGCTGCATTCATACTATATTTCCAACTTTTTTCAGCTCTGGCCCCGCTTCTCTTTTAATCAGTCCTTGCATCGATGTGCacattttttttgtcttttctgGTTCATACATGTGCTGGCCGATGTTTTTCAAAGGCAGAGCCAAGTTAAAATGTTTAAATCTTTGCTTGTTTGTGGCGGCCATGGATATAGAAACACAAGCTGGCATGGTGGAAGTGGTGTCTTGTATAATATCCTCGAGAGATTCTGTTCAGTGCTTGTTGATCGTGATCTTAGCCATCTTTGTGCCCCAGTGAAGAAGTCTTTATCCTGAGGACGGCCTTGAATTTCTGCATCCCTGTTGTTATCCTGGACTTTCCTCTTGTTGATCATGCTGTTGCCTGCTTGAAGTTCCGTTTACCAGGAAGTGAATGATGTGGAGGTGAGTACTGTTTAGTGGAATGTTGATGCATAAACGTATTTGGGTTTTACATGGCCTGATAATCcttgaagggaagggggggggggggtgattctgtcGCTTTCCtcgcacctcccccctcacccaagtCTCACCGAGAAGGAAGATGATGAGTAAAGTAGAGCAAAATTAGCTTTGTGGTGAACGTAGAGATTTCAGAtatattatcatagattatcatagatatTCTTTAAGTAGTGGTgaggtaagggttaaaagcctgggttagagtgtttgactgctgcagtcattagGTTGAAAGGCAACAAAGCTTTCAGGAGCCAGACATGCAATGAACAATGGTAAAATGCTTGGGCTAGTGCAATTTGGtgttaaggggattccctggggaggTAATTAGTTTTCAGCTTGATGAGATGATGTTATTGCTGGGTGGAACCAAGGCATCAggctttttgagaaagcattttcagaTCAGATCTGGATGAAGCTGGGATCACAGGTCAGGTTTTGCTCTCTGCAATTTAGTTAAAAATAGATTAGCAGTAAAACAATGCAGTCTTGTCCGAGCCAAAACAAAAATGGTTGAAAAAGCttttgaagacatacagccagagttttTGTTGCGAATCTGACTGGAATTAGATCTTTTCTGTAAAGCAATGTCAAGAAATCTCTTTCTcggtaaagcaagtattcctctaTGCCATTGGTATTTAAGGTGGACTGAGAGCCGAGATGGTTGTTTCCTTGTTTAAATGGGAATAAAGAGTGCATCATAGTCACTGTATTTGGTAAGAATATTCTGTTTGTaagaaagtttgttttaatataccattccCTTATTTATTTGTTCAATGGAGTATTCTTTCTTCACAGTCTCACAAAATAAAGCATTGGGTTTTCTGttcagtatcctagcaactgttggggtcgtAATAGTTTGTCCTCAATCTGATTGAGGAAGGTTCCTTCTAGTTAGAGCTAAGCTGTTTAGGtttgttttccttttgtttttctcttttttctccatGCTTTAGAAAGCACAGGCAGACTCCTTGTTATCCTGATGAGGAATAGGTTAGATTTGTTTACTCCAGACTTGAAGTCAGTCTTTTCTCCTGAAACGGTTCTGCCTCCAACTGTTTTTGTTGCTGGTGGAACATTACTGAGGACAAGGTTGGCTCCGAGTATCTTTTCTGGGATGATAGTTCTGTGATTTGGCATCATGCCAGCCTTTTCTCCTcccatcttgggggggggggggggaaataatgcagctccccatccatcctgctggaggcaattgGGTGCTTTTGATATCCTTCTTGGCCTTGAGCCTGGTGACTATTTGGGTGTGTTTTCCCTCCCCACTGGAAGGGGTGTGCCATTGTTTGATGGTCCGGTGGCCTGTTCGTCCCTTGGACCAGAGACCCAGTGGATGGGCGTCTTTTGCTTGATGCTCATTTCTTACTCCTTATCTTCAATGGGAGACCtaagattttcatagaatttacagtacagaaggaggccattcggcccatcgagtctgcaccagcccttggaaagagcaccccatttaagcccctacttccaacctatccccgtaacccaaccgaacctttttggacaccaaggtcaatttagcataaccaatccacttaacccgcacatctttggactgtggaaaagaAACCACACAGACCAcgagtagaacgtgcagactccacacagacagtgacccaagccggaatcgaacctgggacctgtgaagcaactgtgctaccgtgctgccctaatattctTGGACTTGTGGACCTCGGTCCTCTCCGTATTGTCTTGCAGCTATACTATGGTTGTCTGCTCTATCCTGGGCCTGGAATGGTGTTTGATTATACTGTGGGCGTCAGCGCAATTCTCATTAGCTCTGGGGTTCTCTAGGTTTCTTATTCCTCTATTAGTTCTGTTCTAAAGCTATAGGTATGATGCAACTCTTATTGACTGTATGCTGCTTGATGCAAACAAATCTTGTATTAGTGGGAGACCCTGACTCATTTTGTCTTATTTGTTGCTATGTTGGTATTATATGCTATATTGGTTTTGCATTGATACCTATGGTTTCCAACCCCCCTCCTTGGTTTTAATGAGACTGCTGTTAAAAAGGTGagttcagcaccaccttctccatggcaattagggatgagcaataaatactgacatgtccacatcacatgaatttaaaaaaaaattaaatcaagttGCCTTACTCTCCTAaccccagtggatacaagcctagtcTGTGCAACCTTCCCTCACAAGACACcaattccaggtattaatctagtAATACTTTTTGAAACTGCTTCCAATATATTTGCATCcatccttaaataaagagaccaatactgtacacagtactccagaagtGGCCTCACCCCtgtgcaactgaagcataacctctgtacgcttgtaatcaattcccctcacaaaaacattctattagctttactaattacttgctgtatttgCATATAACCTTGATGATTCatgtactaggacacccagatccctctgcatctcagaactTAATTTCTCATCATATAGATAATATGCTTTATTTttcttgccaaaatggacaattacaTTTTCCCATTTTGTACTCTATTTGTCAGATCttagcccactcacttaacctatctatatctctttgtaGCCTCACGTCCTCTTCATTTCACAGCTTGCTttcctattttagtatcatcaaaTTTAGCAATCATACCTTTGGTTCCTTCATCCAATTTATTTATACAAAATGACAAAAAAGTTGAAGCGCCAGCAtaatgtggcacaccactcattacatcCTACCAACCAGAAAGTTACCCATTTATGTCTATTGCTTCCAGTTCGAGCCAATGTCCATACCAACATGTTACCCTGGATACCATGAACTTTTATTTAACCTTTGGGCGTCacggtaacagtggttagcactgttgcttcacagtacc harbors:
- the LOC119953498 gene encoding uncharacterized protein LOC119953498 yields the protein MQRSTGFQNEGFSQRSNLSLPGQAVAQFPSNSATRRYVLQEHQGFHVAPCGCLYDPRIHNIGNNGTHCELPPRLASPYYSHNFILNTAAPIPTHPDLQYLSPLYCSPSDQNSTIYQPPQVYYQQTPMLHSGRNQVAYSGPLFPFNGKTHMSHVPARFQNDLRQHQVQLQQHHNPRQKQNNQPPKALKSEDTKSKASPLPVDMPAQESSSDQRIPNFSPTVNVEHEKQNCIVSATCNKTQLMDDEEQMLAALDAVSEEELHELISNEKTANKDSASPDAQVSDALPDEVSLEDAMKMFDCIPFHNTSLNNSPVVMSGKLSSSADLNEYRTDSKISQDNKEENTAEDVTNAMEIPWGEISDLSLTFEKSLEDSMGLLALPKELISSDYEVPEIADIITTMDFFYSVSIYGLFNDEISNWNSHIPFYNTIKENSCNSGVITLPRPGESSPGTDIATKIVLDSVKKEKRHSTDMIPHPISKKCRIADSAALEAVQEFCTVSMSATMKKRLGIEDQ
- the LOC119953485 gene encoding la-related protein 6-like yields the protein MSSSDSPASWLGSPASCSSPVQVRGQGRPSRIRKRIGTEDAEEFHCNSDQHNSCDLSETNDECLEYNEWIPPNSDKIQKIIAQVEFYLSDENLAVDSFLLKHMKRNKMGYISIKLLTSFKKVKCLTKDWKVTAYALNYSKLLEINQEGTKIRRKNPVPEFLLSVPPSKRILAWDLYKDSPGNNSEIHGHVNIMETAMKIFSVHGSISSIRILQPGREIPAELKKYTLKYPEVGTKICILVEYEYYEGAKKAYEELGKKHCHNGENLKVVILTGKGTKKINSIDTDESDDLKKSNPKKPSKRPAKLEQMQYPMGEFIYSSSESDGAHSPAYVQRYLQHKICDADNCSSQISSTTSLSHSWSDHYCGQCISRRSLVYHHLSPLADFVAQEVWPSPGTSPEFTKKFHDHLADSGNCSGSPWVQRRKLAASQATSLEINQTPYKQSVRKHQNGTGLPSRLVRLPFGPDGTKGFHNSIGRGRIVLRH